The Lacipirellula parvula genome window below encodes:
- a CDS encoding proline dehydrogenase family protein, translating to MAPAANDNLTHRLAKLLAETPAVAAGSPASDVERALLIARKLQGTAREMQTSAERRQQAELDRMIQSPADKATMVEITDQAFRAQLSPRAADQLIHILDVQGVPRFFGPLDRTLLKGFQSFGAYLPGVAMPLVKEKMQQETANVVLPAEEDLLRQHLEDRRHEGLRMNVNYLGESLLGEEDAQARLKSYLQALQEPFIEVMSVKISTIYSQISGLAREHTIEVLCDRLELLYRAAAKNKFRRHDGQLVSKFVYLDMEEYRDKEITSKVFMRTLDRPGFEQLHAGIALQAYIPDSFATQRRITEWARRRVEQGGAPATIRVVKGANMEMERVEASLRGWPLATFSDKLHTDANYHRMLQYGMQPENLAAVRLGVASHNLFSIAYGLVLAAQSGQLDHVQFEMLEGMANHQRRALFELAENLLLYAPACRQEDFINAIGYLVRRLDENTGPDNFLRYAFNLEVGGATWNRLEQNFVASFDAMQTLTDEPRRVQDRTQESTTNDSRAAGFIPAVPPPPAPLISPTHPATDFTNAPDTDWSLPANSDWGADILARWQPRHGDNATQVPLVIAGEQLFDDREVRPSTDPSRPKTVVAKYRQATANDAAHAVQCAAADPDGWRRLPPRERTATLHRVADELARRRGDLMGAMLAEGGKLLTESDPEISEAIDFCCFYAETAQDFYELPGLAARGRGVVIVVSPWNFPLAIPCGGVAAALAAGNTVILKPASDTVLIAHALCECFWAAGVPRTALQFVPCSGATVGQQLISHHAVDAVILTGGTETALDMLHRKPSINLLAETGGKNATIVTALSDRDLAIKNVLHSAFSHSGQKCSATSLLILEEEVYEDAKFRATLCDAVESLRVGSAWELHSKMGPLIRPPSGDLERALKELEGGESWAVMPRLHVDGNASLVSPGVKWGVQPGSITHLTEFFGPLLGVMSAKNLHAAIDLVNATGYGLTSGLESLDDREHRIWQEGIRAGNLYINRPTTGAIVLRQPFGGLGKSAFGPGIKAGGPNYVAPLMAFEDKESPANQQRAGGFIPPVPAAQSSRAEELDIVFPPDSLILPHESVAERQTHLHSLRHTLAALGQSARLLLTAADLARLDHAIDSYLAWTLDEFEPAHDHFLLVGEDNLRRYRAVANVRLRVADGDAPWDVFARAAAARAAGCRVVVSSSPALPESLRQAVALLDGATDNWAGAIEFITESDEQLVAAIQAGGVGRLRYADRSRVPDAIRIAATEAYVYIADAPVLAHGRVELLWYQQEQSLSHVYHRYGNLGRRADEPRAEVS from the coding sequence GTGGCGCCGGCAGCGAACGACAATCTCACCCACCGCCTTGCAAAACTCCTGGCCGAAACGCCCGCCGTCGCCGCGGGGTCGCCCGCCAGCGACGTCGAACGCGCCCTCCTCATCGCGCGCAAGCTGCAGGGAACCGCCCGCGAGATGCAAACCTCGGCCGAGCGGCGTCAACAGGCCGAACTCGACCGCATGATTCAATCGCCCGCCGACAAGGCGACGATGGTCGAGATCACCGACCAGGCGTTCCGCGCCCAGCTCTCGCCCCGCGCCGCCGACCAGCTGATTCACATCCTCGACGTCCAGGGCGTGCCGCGATTCTTCGGCCCGCTCGACCGCACGCTGCTGAAAGGCTTCCAATCGTTCGGCGCCTACCTCCCCGGCGTCGCGATGCCGCTCGTGAAGGAAAAGATGCAGCAAGAGACGGCCAACGTCGTGCTGCCGGCCGAGGAAGACCTGCTGCGGCAACATCTCGAAGACCGCCGCCACGAAGGGCTGCGGATGAACGTTAACTACCTCGGCGAATCGCTGCTGGGGGAGGAAGACGCCCAGGCTCGCCTCAAGTCGTACCTCCAGGCGCTGCAGGAGCCGTTCATCGAAGTGATGTCGGTGAAGATCTCGACAATCTATTCGCAAATCTCCGGCCTCGCCCGCGAGCATACGATCGAGGTGCTGTGCGATCGGCTCGAACTCCTCTACCGCGCCGCCGCGAAGAACAAGTTCCGCCGTCACGACGGCCAACTCGTGTCGAAGTTCGTCTACCTCGACATGGAAGAGTACCGCGATAAGGAGATCACCTCCAAAGTCTTCATGCGAACGCTCGATCGGCCTGGATTCGAACAGCTCCACGCCGGCATCGCGCTGCAGGCGTACATTCCCGATTCGTTCGCCACGCAGCGCCGCATCACCGAGTGGGCCCGCCGCCGAGTAGAGCAGGGGGGCGCCCCCGCGACGATCCGCGTCGTGAAAGGCGCCAACATGGAAATGGAACGCGTCGAAGCGAGCCTCCGCGGCTGGCCGCTCGCGACGTTTAGCGACAAGCTTCACACCGACGCCAACTACCACCGCATGCTGCAGTATGGCATGCAGCCGGAGAACCTCGCCGCGGTCCGGCTCGGCGTCGCTTCGCACAATCTCTTCTCGATCGCTTACGGCCTGGTGCTTGCCGCGCAGTCGGGGCAACTCGATCACGTCCAGTTCGAGATGCTCGAAGGGATGGCGAACCACCAACGCCGCGCGCTGTTCGAACTCGCCGAGAACCTGCTCCTCTACGCCCCCGCCTGCCGGCAAGAAGATTTCATCAACGCGATCGGCTACCTCGTCCGCCGCCTCGACGAAAACACCGGCCCCGACAACTTCTTGCGCTATGCCTTCAACCTCGAAGTCGGCGGAGCCACTTGGAACCGCCTGGAGCAAAACTTCGTCGCCAGCTTCGATGCGATGCAGACGCTCACTGACGAACCGCGCCGAGTTCAAGATCGAACCCAAGAATCAACAACCAACGACTCGCGAGCCGCGGGGTTCATCCCCGCGGTCCCCCCGCCCCCCGCTCCACTCATCTCCCCCACGCACCCCGCCACCGACTTCACCAACGCCCCCGACACCGACTGGTCGCTACCCGCCAACAGCGACTGGGGCGCCGACATCCTCGCCCGCTGGCAACCCCGCCACGGCGACAACGCCACGCAAGTCCCGCTGGTGATCGCTGGCGAACAACTCTTCGACGACCGTGAAGTCCGCCCCTCAACCGACCCGTCACGTCCCAAGACAGTCGTTGCGAAGTACCGCCAAGCAACCGCGAACGACGCCGCCCACGCCGTGCAGTGCGCCGCCGCCGACCCCGACGGCTGGCGCCGCCTGCCGCCGCGCGAGCGCACCGCCACGCTCCACCGCGTTGCCGACGAACTCGCCCGCCGCCGCGGCGATCTCATGGGCGCCATGCTCGCCGAAGGGGGCAAGCTCCTCACCGAGAGTGATCCCGAAATCTCCGAAGCAATCGACTTCTGCTGCTTCTACGCCGAGACCGCGCAAGACTTCTACGAGCTGCCGGGACTCGCCGCGCGCGGCAGAGGGGTGGTTATAGTCGTCTCGCCGTGGAACTTCCCGCTCGCCATCCCGTGCGGCGGCGTCGCGGCCGCCCTCGCGGCGGGGAACACGGTCATCCTCAAGCCCGCCTCCGACACGGTCCTCATCGCCCACGCCCTCTGCGAATGCTTCTGGGCCGCCGGCGTGCCGCGCACCGCGCTGCAGTTCGTCCCCTGCAGCGGCGCCACCGTCGGCCAACAACTCATCAGCCATCACGCCGTCGATGCCGTGATCCTCACCGGCGGTACCGAGACGGCGCTCGACATGCTGCACCGCAAGCCGTCGATCAACCTGCTGGCCGAAACCGGCGGCAAGAACGCCACAATCGTCACCGCGCTCTCCGATCGCGACCTCGCGATCAAGAACGTCCTCCACTCAGCGTTCAGCCACAGCGGACAAAAGTGCTCGGCAACGTCGCTGTTGATTCTCGAAGAGGAAGTGTACGAAGACGCCAAGTTCCGCGCGACGCTGTGCGACGCCGTCGAAAGCCTCCGCGTCGGCTCCGCCTGGGAACTCCATTCAAAAATGGGCCCCCTCATCCGCCCGCCGAGCGGCGACCTCGAACGCGCATTGAAGGAACTCGAAGGGGGCGAATCGTGGGCCGTGATGCCGCGGCTGCACGTCGATGGCAACGCCTCGCTGGTGAGCCCAGGCGTGAAGTGGGGCGTTCAGCCTGGCAGCATCACTCACCTCACGGAATTCTTCGGCCCGCTCCTCGGCGTGATGAGCGCGAAGAACCTGCACGCGGCGATCGACCTCGTGAACGCCACTGGCTACGGCCTCACCTCGGGTCTTGAAAGCCTCGACGATCGCGAGCATCGCATTTGGCAGGAAGGGATCCGCGCGGGCAACCTCTATATCAATCGCCCGACGACCGGCGCCATCGTCCTGCGGCAACCATTCGGCGGCCTGGGCAAAAGCGCCTTCGGCCCCGGCATCAAAGCCGGCGGCCCGAACTACGTCGCCCCGCTCATGGCGTTTGAAGATAAGGAGTCACCGGCAAACCAACAGCGAGCCGGGGGGTTCATCCCCCCGGTCCCCGCGGCCCAATCCTCACGCGCCGAAGAGCTCGACATCGTCTTCCCCCCCGACTCCCTCATCCTCCCCCACGAATCGGTCGCGGAACGCCAAACGCACCTCCACTCGCTCCGCCACACGCTCGCCGCGCTCGGCCAGTCGGCTCGCCTCCTCCTCACCGCCGCCGATCTGGCCCGCCTCGACCACGCGATCGACAGCTACCTCGCCTGGACGCTCGACGAGTTCGAACCGGCCCACGATCATTTCCTGCTCGTCGGTGAAGATAACCTGCGGCGCTATCGCGCCGTGGCGAACGTACGGTTGCGCGTCGCCGACGGCGATGCGCCATGGGACGTCTTCGCACGCGCCGCGGCCGCCCGCGCCGCCGGTTGCCGCGTCGTCGTCAGCTCGTCGCCGGCGCTGCCCGAGTCGCTGCGACAAGCGGTCGCACTACTCGACGGGGCGACCGACAACTGGGCCGGCGCCATTGAGTTCATCACGGAGAGCGACGAGCAACTCGTCGCTGCGATCCAAGCCGGCGGGGTCGGGCGGCTCCGCTACGCCGACCGCTCGCGCGTCCCCGACGCCATCCGCATCGCCGCGACCGAGGCCTACGTTTACATCGCCGACGCCCCCGTCCTCGCCCACGGCCGCGTGGAATTGCTCTGGTACCAACAGGAACAAAGCCTGTCGCACGTCTACCACCGCTACGGCAACCTCGGCCGCCGGGCGGACGAACCGCGAGCAGAGGTCAGTTAG
- a CDS encoding cyclic nucleotide-binding/CBS domain-containing protein, giving the protein MLICPACGCENLEGADACEQCQAPLTELSLPQATTPVERALLHDRIEILKPRPPVCFPPESPIGEVLRRMIAERVGCAAIVDDQQRLLGIFTERDALLRLNVDVDRLRHKPVSSVMTSNPTTLRARDKIAFALHRMNVGGFRHVPIIDDNSRLVGVISIRGILAYLTEQSPVG; this is encoded by the coding sequence ATGCTCATCTGCCCCGCCTGCGGCTGTGAAAACCTCGAAGGCGCCGACGCCTGCGAGCAGTGCCAAGCTCCCCTCACGGAGCTGTCGCTCCCCCAAGCGACGACGCCAGTCGAGCGGGCATTGCTCCACGACCGCATCGAGATCCTCAAACCCCGCCCGCCCGTCTGCTTCCCGCCCGAATCGCCGATTGGCGAAGTCCTCCGCCGCATGATCGCCGAGCGCGTCGGCTGCGCCGCGATCGTCGACGACCAGCAACGCCTCCTCGGCATCTTCACCGAACGCGACGCACTGCTGCGGCTTAACGTGGACGTCGACCGCCTCCGCCACAAGCCAGTCTCTTCGGTGATGACCAGCAACCCGACGACGCTCCGCGCCCGCGACAAAATCGCGTTCGCCCTCCATCGCATGAACGTCGGCGGCTTCCGCCACGTGCCAATCATCGACGACAACTCCCGCCTCGTCGGCGTGATCTCCATCCGCGGCATCCTGGCGTATCTCACCGAACAATCTCCGGTCGGCTAG
- a CDS encoding 2-oxoacid:ferredoxin oxidoreductase subunit beta, with the protein MSIETPLPVLKPTDFASDQDVRWCPGCGDYSILAQMKKVLPTLGVPREKTVFISGIGCSSRFPYYMNTYGVHSIHGRAPAVATGLKCVRPDLQVWVITGDGDGLSIGGNHLMHAIRRNLDINIVLFNNRIYGLTKGQYSPTSPLGQKTKSTPMGAIDNPLHPLSIAIGCEATFVARSIDTNINHLGETLKRAAEHPGASFVEVYQNCNVFNDGAWDYAKDRDTKLDTTLELQHGKPLLFGKLREKGIRLNGMNPEVVELGKGITEDDLLFHDERSPEPSLAYLLSRMRYEDGFPEPIGVFRCVDAPRYDALINGQIEEATQKRGQGDLEALFNSGDTWTVE; encoded by the coding sequence ATGAGCATCGAAACACCCCTCCCAGTCCTCAAACCCACCGACTTCGCCAGCGACCAAGACGTCCGCTGGTGTCCCGGTTGCGGCGACTATTCGATTCTCGCCCAGATGAAGAAGGTGCTGCCGACGCTCGGCGTGCCGCGCGAGAAAACCGTCTTCATCAGCGGCATCGGCTGCAGCAGCCGCTTTCCGTACTACATGAACACCTACGGCGTTCACTCGATCCATGGCCGCGCGCCGGCAGTGGCGACCGGCCTGAAATGCGTCCGCCCCGACCTGCAGGTGTGGGTCATCACCGGCGACGGCGACGGTCTCTCGATCGGCGGCAACCATCTCATGCACGCCATCCGCCGCAACCTCGACATCAACATCGTCCTGTTCAACAACCGCATCTACGGCCTCACCAAGGGGCAGTATTCCCCCACGTCGCCGCTAGGCCAGAAGACCAAAAGCACGCCGATGGGGGCGATCGACAATCCACTCCACCCGCTCTCAATCGCCATCGGCTGCGAAGCGACCTTCGTCGCCCGCTCGATCGACACGAACATCAACCACCTCGGCGAAACGCTTAAACGGGCCGCCGAACATCCCGGCGCCTCATTCGTCGAGGTCTACCAAAACTGCAACGTCTTCAACGACGGCGCCTGGGACTACGCGAAGGACCGCGACACGAAGCTCGACACGACGCTCGAACTGCAACATGGCAAGCCGCTGCTGTTCGGCAAACTCCGCGAGAAGGGGATCCGCCTCAACGGCATGAACCCCGAGGTGGTCGAACTCGGCAAAGGAATCACCGAAGACGATCTGCTGTTCCACGACGAGCGCAGCCCCGAGCCAAGCCTCGCGTACCTCCTCAGTCGGATGCGGTACGAAGACGGCTTCCCGGAACCCATCGGCGTCTTCCGCTGCGTCGACGCGCCGCGGTACGACGCCCTCATCAACGGCCAGATTGAAGAAGCGACGCAGAAACGAGGACAGGGAGACTTGGAAGCGCTGTTCAACTCGGGCGACACTTGGACGGTGGAGTAG